A single window of Mycoplasma bradburyae DNA harbors:
- a CDS encoding HsdR family type I site-specific deoxyribonuclease, producing MTNKKSLFNEKTRVQLPAIVHLTRLGYQYIGKITEEMKGDFYDPETNILIKIFKEQFTKLNPNHVDKFEEIIRDIKVDLNNDDLGKSFYKKLISVSPYKFIDFENIDNNTFHVTGEFSCKNGDDEFRPDITLFINGLPLVFIEVKQPNNNGGMLEESKRMAKSRFPNNKFRRFINITQLMIFSNNMEYDKKGGIIPIEGVFYCTASKKEALFNCFREENPKNEDIAPYIKNYQYKVLDRDIERKILSDFNCQVIHTTPEYQTNININTPTNRTLTSMCSKERLLFIIKYGIAYVNDQKEVDGKINFIEQKHIMRYQQLFAALSIIEKLNEGVRSGIIWHTQGSGKTALSYYLNSILKDYYAKKNIVAKFYFIVDRIDLLEQATQEFEARGCYVKKINSKYELMKQFRNNQSLEGSSGQNEISVVNIQKFAEDKDKIELNDYGTNLQRIFIIDEAHRGYNPKGCFLANLFNSDKNSIKIALTGTPLLAEERSSWKIFGNYIHTYYYDKSIQDGYTVKIIREDIKTSYKEKLNKIYDELKCILKNNKLGKDSIVEHENYVKELIKYIISDLKEFRTIRNDNTLGGMVICRSSEQAKKFASLFNEVQNEVNNSLSNEKDKSYFKIGLILHDVDDKEARKRMILDYKKNMSIDILVVFNMLLTGFDAPRLKRLYFGRKLQDHNLLQAITRVNRPYKNNRYGYLIDFADIKKNFNQTNEAYLKELNRFNVGNQIGIDANNTLSNIIEDPEVLIENLKEAKQALFEFTIDNLEVFNKEISEIKDKKNLLRLKYALESAKDSFNIITTFGDDELKNRIQNLQIDKLPQMLSVTQKRINIINQKDMILSDDYNQQTINAAMAEIDFSFEKIGEEELSLISGDNELKTKWEEMIKKFGEYIDPEDPEYLKLKNMFFQKMKDDGFAISSFDEFNDKKEFIDEIINSLKELKRKDDVLLKKYNGDEKYMRIHKRIKEENINKEKEKSNPIISNQDEEIVNTLNVIKTNVDNKVYDRYDILKKEAYFKQEIKKNITIALKELNVRNERKDRDFILSIIKEEYLSQYNNMFN from the coding sequence ATGACTAATAAGAAAAGTTTATTTAACGAAAAGACTAGAGTGCAATTGCCTGCAATTGTACATTTAACTAGGTTAGGATATCAATATATTGGAAAAATTACCGAAGAAATGAAGGGTGATTTTTATGATCCTGAAACTAATATATTAATAAAGATTTTTAAAGAACAATTTACTAAACTAAATCCAAATCATGTAGATAAATTTGAAGAAATTATAAGAGATATAAAAGTTGATTTAAACAATGATGATTTAGGTAAAAGTTTTTATAAAAAACTTATTTCGGTATCACCTTACAAATTTATAGATTTTGAAAATATAGATAACAACACCTTTCATGTTACAGGGGAATTTTCTTGCAAAAATGGTGATGATGAATTCAGACCAGACATCACACTTTTTATAAATGGATTGCCATTAGTTTTTATAGAAGTTAAACAACCTAATAACAATGGTGGTATGTTAGAAGAAAGTAAGAGGATGGCTAAAAGTAGATTTCCTAATAATAAATTTAGAAGATTCATAAACATAACTCAATTGATGATATTTTCTAACAACATGGAATATGACAAAAAAGGCGGAATTATTCCTATTGAAGGTGTGTTTTATTGTACAGCTTCTAAAAAAGAAGCCTTGTTTAACTGTTTCAGGGAAGAAAATCCTAAAAATGAAGATATAGCTCCTTATATAAAAAACTATCAATACAAAGTTTTAGATAGAGATATAGAAAGAAAAATATTATCAGATTTTAATTGTCAAGTTATACATACAACCCCTGAGTATCAAACTAATATAAATATAAACACACCAACCAATAGAACATTAACTTCTATGTGTTCTAAAGAACGTTTATTATTTATTATTAAGTATGGAATAGCTTATGTAAATGATCAAAAAGAGGTTGATGGAAAAATAAACTTTATTGAGCAAAAACATATAATGCGATATCAACAATTATTTGCTGCGTTATCAATAATTGAGAAACTTAATGAAGGGGTAAGATCAGGCATTATTTGACATACTCAAGGAAGCGGAAAAACAGCTCTTTCTTATTATTTAAATTCAATACTAAAAGATTACTATGCTAAGAAAAATATAGTTGCCAAATTTTATTTCATAGTAGATCGAATAGATTTACTAGAACAAGCGACTCAAGAATTCGAGGCGAGAGGTTGTTATGTGAAAAAGATTAACTCAAAATATGAGTTAATGAAACAATTTAGAAATAACCAATCCCTCGAAGGTAGTTCTGGTCAAAATGAAATAAGTGTAGTAAACATACAAAAATTTGCAGAAGATAAAGATAAAATTGAATTAAATGATTATGGAACTAATCTTCAAAGAATTTTTATAATTGATGAAGCACACAGAGGGTATAATCCTAAAGGTTGTTTCTTAGCAAATCTTTTTAATTCTGATAAAAACTCCATTAAAATTGCTTTAACAGGTACGCCATTACTAGCTGAAGAACGTTCTTCTTGAAAAATATTTGGTAACTACATACATACTTATTATTACGATAAATCGATTCAAGATGGATACACCGTTAAAATAATAAGAGAAGATATAAAAACTTCATATAAGGAAAAACTTAATAAGATATACGATGAATTAAAGTGTATTCTTAAAAATAACAAATTAGGTAAAGATAGCATAGTAGAACATGAGAATTATGTAAAAGAATTAATTAAATACATAATATCTGATCTTAAAGAATTTAGAACTATTAGAAATGACAATACCTTAGGTGGTATGGTTATATGTCGTTCAAGTGAACAAGCTAAAAAATTTGCTAGCTTGTTCAATGAAGTTCAGAATGAAGTTAATAATTCATTATCAAATGAAAAAGATAAAAGCTATTTTAAGATAGGGTTAATTCTTCATGATGTTGATGATAAAGAAGCAAGAAAAAGAATGATACTAGACTATAAGAAAAATATGTCTATTGATATTCTTGTTGTTTTCAATATGTTATTAACAGGGTTTGATGCTCCTAGATTAAAACGGTTATATTTTGGTCGAAAGTTACAAGATCATAATTTATTGCAAGCTATAACTAGAGTAAATAGACCATATAAAAATAATAGATATGGATATTTAATTGACTTTGCTGATATTAAAAAGAATTTTAACCAAACAAATGAGGCATATCTTAAAGAGTTAAACCGATTTAATGTTGGTAATCAAATAGGTATAGATGCCAATAACACCTTATCTAATATAATAGAAGATCCTGAAGTTCTGATTGAAAACTTAAAAGAAGCTAAGCAAGCGTTATTTGAATTTACAATTGACAATCTTGAAGTTTTTAACAAAGAAATTTCCGAAATAAAAGATAAGAAAAATCTCTTAAGACTTAAATACGCTCTAGAATCTGCTAAGGATTCATTTAATATAATTACAACATTTGGTGATGATGAATTAAAAAATCGTATTCAAAATTTACAAATTGATAAGTTGCCTCAAATGCTCTCTGTCACTCAAAAACGCATTAATATAATTAATCAAAAAGACATGATTTTATCAGATGATTATAATCAACAAACTATTAATGCTGCTATGGCAGAAATAGATTTTAGTTTTGAAAAGATTGGTGAGGAAGAATTATCTTTAATTTCTGGTGATAATGAATTAAAAACTAAATGAGAAGAAATGATTAAAAAGTTTGGTGAGTATATCGATCCAGAAGATCCTGAATACTTAAAATTAAAAAATATGTTTTTTCAAAAAATGAAGGATGATGGTTTTGCTATTAGTTCTTTTGATGAATTCAATGATAAAAAAGAATTTATAGATGAAATAATAAATTCTCTTAAGGAACTTAAACGAAAAGATGATGTTCTATTAAAGAAATATAATGGCGATGAAAAATATATGAGAATTCATAAGAGAATAAAAGAAGAAAATATTAATAAAGAAAAGGAAAAATCTAATCCAATTATTTCTAATCAAGATGAGGAAATTGTAAATACATTAAACGTAATAAAAACAAATGTAGATAATAAAGTTTATGATAGATACGATATTCTAAAAAAAGAAGCTTACTTTAAACAAGAAATTAAGAAAAATATTACAATTGCGCTTAAAGAATTAAATGTAAGAAATGAAAGAAAAGACAGAGACTTTATACTATCTATAATTAAGGAAGAATATTTATCACAGTATAATAATATGTTTAATTAG
- a CDS encoding HsdM family class I SAM-dependent methyltransferase encodes MNENIRQKTINLIDELKSTCQTYGLGNDGNEYKIITQVFLYKFLNDKFSSEIKKIRNDFKELEKWEDSYAKLSEDEVLDIFDELSPDIPRLRPEHLITFLWNNQTKGNFANLFDETMIKIANENIDIFSTETTEKTRIPIFEKLTVYVTDEAKRDSFARALVDKLVNFSFEETFQEHYDFFATIFEYLLKDYNTAGGGKYAEYYTPHGIATIMAKLLVDDNEDLRNIEIYDPSSGTGTLLMALSHRIGQDKCTIFAQDISQRSNKMLKLNLILNGLVSSLEHAIQGDTLTSPYHKSDNNQSLRQFDYVVSNPPFKMDFSDTRDKIANMQERFWAGVPKLPTKKKGSMAIYTLFIQHVINSIKDNGKGAIVVPTGFITSKSGIEGNVLRYIVDNKYVSGVISMPSNVFANTGTNVSVIFFDKSKKHNDVILIDASKLGEDYKEDNNQKKRLRPDEIEKIITTFRERKTVEDFSVLVSYDEIKEKNYSLSAGHYFDIKIEYVEISQEEFDEKMSEYKKELEKLFKESDNLQKEIITQLSKVKFNDEEE; translated from the coding sequence ATGAACGAGAATATTAGACAAAAAACAATAAATTTAATTGATGAATTAAAAAGCACTTGTCAAACATATGGACTTGGAAATGACGGTAATGAATACAAAATTATTACCCAAGTTTTCTTGTACAAGTTTTTAAATGACAAATTCAGTTCTGAAATCAAGAAAATTAGAAATGATTTTAAGGAATTAGAAAAATGAGAAGATTCATACGCTAAATTAAGTGAAGACGAAGTCTTGGATATATTTGACGAATTATCTCCTGACATTCCAAGATTAAGACCTGAACATTTAATTACCTTTTTATGGAACAATCAAACAAAAGGAAATTTTGCCAATCTTTTTGATGAAACAATGATTAAGATTGCAAATGAAAATATCGATATTTTCTCAACGGAAACTACAGAAAAAACAAGAATACCTATATTTGAAAAATTGACTGTTTATGTAACTGATGAAGCTAAAAGAGATTCTTTTGCAAGAGCACTAGTAGATAAATTAGTTAACTTTTCATTTGAAGAAACATTCCAAGAACATTACGATTTTTTTGCAACAATATTCGAATATTTACTTAAAGATTACAACACTGCAGGTGGTGGTAAATATGCTGAATATTACACTCCTCATGGAATTGCTACGATAATGGCTAAATTATTAGTAGATGATAATGAAGATTTACGTAATATTGAAATCTATGACCCTAGTTCAGGTACAGGTACATTATTAATGGCGCTAAGTCATAGAATAGGTCAAGACAAATGTACTATCTTTGCTCAAGATATATCACAAAGAAGTAATAAGATGCTTAAACTAAACTTAATTTTAAATGGTTTAGTTTCTTCTCTTGAACATGCAATACAAGGTGATACTTTAACAAGTCCTTATCATAAAAGTGATAATAACCAGTCGTTAAGACAATTTGATTATGTAGTATCAAACCCTCCATTTAAAATGGATTTCTCTGATACTAGAGATAAAATTGCTAATATGCAAGAAAGATTCTGAGCTGGTGTTCCTAAACTTCCTACTAAAAAGAAGGGAAGCATGGCTATATACACTTTATTCATACAGCATGTTATCAATTCGATAAAAGACAATGGTAAAGGAGCAATTGTTGTTCCAACAGGATTTATTACTTCTAAATCAGGTATCGAAGGTAATGTATTACGTTATATAGTTGATAACAAATATGTATCTGGTGTTATTAGTATGCCTTCAAACGTTTTTGCTAACACAGGTACTAATGTTTCTGTAATCTTTTTTGATAAATCAAAAAAACACAATGATGTTATTTTAATCGATGCATCTAAGCTTGGTGAAGATTATAAAGAAGATAATAATCAAAAAAAACGATTAAGACCTGATGAAATTGAGAAAATTATTACAACATTCAGAGAAAGAAAAACGGTTGAAGATTTTTCTGTTTTAGTTTCTTATGATGAAATTAAAGAAAAGAATTATTCATTATCAGCAGGTCATTATTTTGACATCAAGATTGAATACGTAGAAATTTCTCAAGAAGAATTTGATGAAAAGATGTCAGAATACAAAAAAGAATTAGAGAAATTGTTTAAAGAAAGTGATAACTTGCAAAAAGAAATAATAACCCAATTATCTAAGGTTAAGTTTAATGATGAAGAAGAATAA
- a CDS encoding restriction endonuclease subunit S domain-containing protein — protein MLDEEIIIIPSDGREFIPKYYKEEFDLHQKCHELYKFRNIDPKYLYYYILANNSALNKKLAVQQLHR, from the coding sequence TTGTTAGATGAAGAGATTATTATAATTCCGAGTGATGGTAGAGAATTTATTCCAAAATACTATAAAGAGGAATTCGATTTACATCAAAAATGTCATGAATTATACAAATTTAGGAATATTGATCCTAAATACCTTTATTACTACATTTTAGCTAACAATTCTGCGTTAAATAAAAAGCTAGCGGTTCAACAGTTGCATCGTTAA